One genomic segment of Chelonia mydas isolate rCheMyd1 chromosome 1, rCheMyd1.pri.v2, whole genome shotgun sequence includes these proteins:
- the RELT gene encoding tumor necrosis factor receptor superfamily member 19L, producing the protein MKRNLVCWALVVFLALLSRPRAWALVCGEQEYWTVERDCAPCVECPPGEEPDRKCGSGQGLGVTCRACPPGTFSASNGTAPCLPQTPCEARKRVHTSPGTAAADSQCGGCMPGFYSPEGETDPTAECLLCSSAPKGVPGCPGAKQWLTRLARNVEALHRRDERAAPNGTRDGKREENATQYAVLAIVPVFCVMGLLGILFCNLLKKKGYHCTAHKESEEEVAKAERGGSNSAYRIDDANQDTIGVLVQLITEKKENAAALEELLKEYHSKQLVQTTHKPANSRLHFLPHIPHICRHQHHLHTVQGLATRSGPSCTRCCQKKWPEVLLSPEAAAATAAASIIPSPASVAPKPAKPGGKASRPGEITILSVGRFRVARIPEQKPNPPEVKTISECSGAEPADSPRSGLPAEQKPLVGTGARSKWLKTADSQQEVII; encoded by the exons ATGAAGAGGAACTTGGTCTGCTGGGCGCTCGTCGTCTTCCTCGCC CTGCTGAGCCGGCCCCGGGCCTGGGCGCTGGTGTGCGGGGAGCAGGAGTACTGGACCGTGGAGCGGGACTGTGCCCCCTGTGTGGAGTGTCCCCCTGGGGAGGAGCCCGATAGG AAATGCGGCTCTGGGCAAGGCCTAGGTGTGACCTGTCGAGCCTGCCCTCCGGGCACCTTCTCAGCCAGCAACGGCACGGCACCCTGCTTGCCTCAGACCCCCTGTGAGGCCAGGAAGAGGGTACACACCAGCCCCGGGACAGCTGCAGCAGACAGCCAGTGTGGAGGCTGCATGCCAGG GTTTTACAGCCCTGAAGGAGAGACAGACCCAACAGCTGAATGCCTGCTGTGCTCCTCTGCTCCCAAAGGCGTGCCGGGCTGCCCAG GCGCGAAGCAGTGGCTGACCCGGCTGGCGAGGAACGTCGAGGCCCTGCACAGACGGGACGAGAGGGCGGCGCCCAATGGCACCCGGGACGGGAAGCGGGAGGAAAACGCCACGCAGTACGCCGTGCTGGCCATTGTGCCGGTCTTCTGCGTCATGGGGCTCCTGGGCATCCTCTTCTGCAACCTGCTGAAGAAAAAAGGCTACCACTGCACGGCCCACAAGGAGAGCGAGGAGGAGGTGGCAAAGGCAGAGAGAGGCG GTAGTAACTCAGCGTACAGAATAGACGATGCCAACCAAGATACCATCGGGGTCCTCGTGCAGCTGATCACGGAGAAGAAAG AGAACGCTGCggccctggaggagctgctgaagGAGTACCATAGCAAGCAGCTGGTGCAGACCACCCACAAGCCTGCTAACAG caggctGCACTTCCTACCGCACATCCCCCACATCTGCCGGCACCAGCATCACCTGCACACGGTGCAGGGCCTGGCCACTCGCTCTGGCCCCAGCTGCACCCGCTGCTGCCAGAAGAAGTGGCCGGAGGTGCTGCTCTCTCCAGAAGCCGCGGCCGCCACTGCCGCGGCCTCCATCATCCCCAGTCCTGCCAGCGTCGCCCCCAAGCCGGCCAAGCCGGGCGGCAAGGCCAGCCGGCCGGGAGAGATCACCATCCTCTCCGTGGGCAG GTTCCGAGTGGCTCGCATCCCCGAGCAGAAGCCCAACCCTCCAGAAGTGAAAACCATCTCGGAGTGCAGTGGGGCTGAGCCGGCCGACTCCCCCCGCAGCGGCCTCCCCGCCGAGCAGAAACCCCTGGTGGGCACCGGAGCCAGGTCGAAATGGCTGAAAACGGCCGACAGCCAACAAGAG